From Planctomycetia bacterium:
ACCACGACCATCGTCGAATCGCTCGAGGCCGCCAACCCGCTGCGAATCCTGGTGGTCGAGGACAACGTGGATTCCGCCGACAGCCTAAACCTGTTGCTCCGACTGTACGGACACGAAGTGCACATTGCCCGCACCGGTCCGAGCGCCTTGGAAGTGGCGTTGGATTGTCGGCCCGACGTGGTGCTCCTGGACATCGGCTTGCCGGGCATCGACGGCTATGAGGTTGCGAAGCGTTTGCGAGAGAAGCCGGAGTTCAAGAACGTGATGATCTGCGCCTTGACGGGTTACACGCCGAGCGAGGCGGACCGTCTGCGTCAGGCGCAAACGGGCTTCGACCGCAACTTCGTCAAGCCCGTGAAGATCGAGGCGCTGGTCGAGTTGTTTAAGACGGTGGTAAAACAGCCGCCCCTAGCGGACCAGGACTGTCAACCGGAAACCGGCCACTCGTAAATCGGCGACACGGCCGATACCGGGCTATTCACATTCGGCTGCGCGGCCTCATGCTGAAGTCGCGCCATTCGCGCCCCGTCGTCAAGGAAGAGCTTGAGGATGCGGAGGCGATGATCAAATGACCAGCGTCTCGCCCCGACAAGCCAAGCGAACGTGTTGACGGCATGAGACTTGTCCCGATTGATTGCCGCAGCGGACGCTGGGTTCCTGTGGCCTTACGGCATTGGGCCAGGACCAGGACCAGGTTAATCGGGTGCACGCCTTCGTCAGGGTCGACAACCGGCGCTCGGAGCGCTTGCTCGAGCGCAGTGGGTTTGTGCGTGAGGGTTGATCGAAAGGCCGGCGGCACTCTACGAGGACCGAGCGAATCGACTCCCGACCTCCCGACCCCTTATCCTCCGACAGACCTGTCCGCTTTGCTCGACCGGATTCAAAGCTCGGAACTGACGCTTCGGGCTTTAACTTGACCGGCATCGGCCGCGAACGAATGGACCCAAGAAACCGTACAGGCCTGCGATGACGCCCCAAGAGTTCAAAACTCGGTTTATCGAGAGCCTTCCTGAATTGCCGCCCGACTTGGCCGATTTGGGGCGGGAAATTCGTGAGTTCGTTCGGTTTCCGATTTCGCTCGTTCAAAACCTAATGATCCGTCCGCCGGACAAGGCGATCCTGTCGGAATCGGGACTCCCCAACCAGGCGTCTCCGTTTCTGTCGTTTGGGCTTTCGCCTAAGGATATGCTGCAACGTCTAAGCGACGGCTACGGGCTAGACGCCTCGTACGACCGGTACAGCATGATCGGCCACAACGGCTCGGGGGACATGATCTGCATAGACGAGCAAAACGAAGGATCGGTGGTTTACTTGAATCACGACAACAACATGCAGGTCGTCTTCATGAACTCCAGCGTTACGGCACTGGCCGAGTGTTTGTGCATTTTAGCGGTTTTTATGCGAAGCAAGGATGCCACCGAATGCCGAGATGCCTTGCAGCGGGCGGATTCGTCTGCCATGAGGAGCGGAACATTCTGGCCCAATGAGATCGACTAAGCCGAATTCTTGCGAATCGACGGCGACCGATATAGACGGGCTCGCGGTCGAACCGATTCATTCGCTGGAATGCCCTCGGCGTAACGGACGGAGAAGAAAACGAGTGGCCCCAGGCTGCGCCGAGTACGGCGAGCCTGAGCGGCTGATAGAAAGGCCGGTGGCACTCTACGACGACCGTGCGAATCGACTCCCGACCCGAATGCCACTAAGTTAAGGCCGTGCTTGCACAACGCATTGCGGTCGATGAGCCGAAGTTAGCACAATATGCAGGCTAGCTTAGTGACGTTCACTCCCGACCCCTTATCGACCCCAAGGTGCCCGGTCAGGCTCGCGGGCGTGGATGTCGTACGGAGAGGCCAAGTCGTAGCAAGGATCAGGCCAAGCGAAACCGAAGAGCTTGGCGTCGACTGAAGTGTGACGAAGGGTTCCATGCTGAAAATGAAGCCGCGATCAGCG
This genomic window contains:
- a CDS encoding SUKH-4 family immunity protein, which codes for MADLGREIREFVRFPISLVQNLMIRPPDKAILSESGLPNQASPFLSFGLSPKDMLQRLSDGYGLDASYDRYSMIGHNGSGDMICIDEQNEGSVVYLNHDNNMQVVFMNSSVTALAECLCILAVFMRSKDATECRDALQRADSSAMRSGTFWPNEID